The Canis lupus dingo isolate Sandy chromosome 7, ASM325472v2, whole genome shotgun sequence DNA window TGCGTCCAAGCCTCCCCCTGTCTGCACGAGGCGCTGCTGCTCCcctggcccccccccccgcccgggcctTCTCAGGGAGCTGCCTGCTTTGCCTGGGGAgcgggcagggtggggtggaggtgtgTGGGCAGGAGGCCAGCCCCTTCCCGGCCCACCTGCTGCGGCACAGGTTGATGATGTTGTTGACCATGCTGCTGGTGAAGTACTGCTTGGCCATCTGCGGCTGGGAGGCCATCAGGTTCCTCACCGTGTAGCAGGCCGAGGACAGGATGTCTTCCGAGTTGCTGGTGTTCCCAGTGTGACTGGTGAGGAGCCTGGTCACTTCGGGGAATACCTGGTTCcctgagagagaaaggagcagagggcaCGGGGTCAGAGGGCCCAGGGACGGAGGGGCCGAGGGGCTCCCCCTGGGGCCACAGTCCCCGACTGTCCTTGCCAGGGTCCTGGAAAGGGGACCCCTCAGAGCAGCAACGCAGGGGGGGACCCAGCTGCGACCTCTGCACACCTGCTCCCCATCTCGGGGTGACCTGCCCTtgctgcctcccagcctctgtcGTGGAATGCCCGCCCTCGGGTGGGCTGAGAGGGTGGCCTTGCAGCCGGCTCTGGAAAGTGGCGCGTCTGCCAAGTCCTAGCTGGAGGCCCCAGGGGCACGCGGCggtctggggctggggggggcacTTACCCATCGCTCTGTGCAGCACGGGGTGGCGGGACATGTTGCTCAGGAGGGAGGCTCCAGACCGCACCACATCAGAGTTGCCTGATTGCAGGAGGCGAGCGATCTGGGGCAGGCCTTTCTCCTTGAGCCCGATCAGCTGGCTCATGCCACTGGACATCTGAGAAAGAAGGGCCGGGTGAGGGCCTTCCCCGCCTGGGGCTCCCCGGGGGCCGCGGTGGAACTGGGCCCGGAAATCCCAAACAAGGGAGCCCCAGCACCTTTTTCTCTTTCGTGTTGGAAGCACGGGCAAAGACAGACAGATGTGCTGGCGCCCCAGGAGCCAACGGAGCTCCCGGGCAAAAATGCACCACCTTCCTGACCTTGACCTCTACTCCCAGACCCGCCTGGGGCCCAGAGGGTGATGAGAGCCACGTCTCGGGCCCCTCGCTGCAGCGGCCCTGATGCCTGGGCAGATGCCGCTGCCCACCCAGGAAGCCAGCCCGCCTCCCTGACGGTTCCCAGCCGGTCCACTCACGCATCCGTGGTGTTTGTCAGTTAAGGGGGCACCGACCACCCTTCGGCTTCCACGCCTCGGTAGAACCCAATACGTTATGTGTTGGGTCCCACCCAGGATGGACCCTCTTCTGGGGGGGCTCCTCTCTCATGGATGCCCGGGACGCCCCACATCTCTAAGGCCcgaaggggaggggaggcgcaGGTGCAGCTACAGCCCAGGGCCCCCTGCAAGCAGGTCCGCTCATCTGTGTCTCTAGCGACAAAGCCACCCTGGCGGTCACCTGCTCCCAGACTGGCCTGCAGTTCTTGCAGACCCCCAGCCGCATCCTCTCATAGTCAGGAAAGTTCCTGAGGAGGGATTGCCGGCTGCCTCCCCACCCGAACGCTTGCAGACCGCAGCGGGCCCCTGTGCTCCGTGCCACGCCGCCCGCCAGGTCCTCCAGACTCGATTTGGCCTCTCCATCTACTGAGTCGGCCCGGCTTTCCTTAGACCTGCCCATGCCCCCAACCCTCCATCTCCCCTCTGTCGGTTCCACACACGGGAGACCCCTCCTGCCACAAATATATGCTCCATCCCCAtgtccccgcccccctccccaggcagggCCCAGCGCGGGGTCGGGAGTCACGAGGCACAGGGGACTCTGCGGGCACATAGGGAATCCCACCGGTGTGggtccccccccagcccccgcctgcGAGTTCCTAGAGGGGCCTGGGCCGCTTCTCCTTCCTCATCGCTCCCCCCAGCACATGTGACGCTGCCTCTGTGCGTGTCTGTAGGAGCGAGCTCCGAAGCCCACGGGTGTCCGACAGGACTCAGACCCTGGACACGCTTgtgggagggcagagaagggaggcGAGCCAGGCCTTGGCTGGAGCGatgggggcgcggcgggcgggagggaggaggccgCTCCTCACCAGCCCCTTGCTGGCCGTCAGGTTCTGCAGGGCGCCGGCGCAGGCCTCCAAGGTGGCGTCTTTCTTGCTCTTGCCCATGAGGTTCAGGTAGGTGCGGATGGCATCCGAATGGTACAGCCAGCTGCTGCCCTTGGGGTTGGCCTCTTCCTCCGGGAGGGGGCAGTCGTAGTTGTTGTTCTGGGGACAGAGGGCAGGTCAGCAGGGAGCATCTGGGTGCCCCCCACCTCAGGGTGCTGCTTCTGATGGGAGGCTCCGCAGAAGTGAGCGGGGCTGTCTCTGAGGGGGGCAGAGACCATCTCGGGATCCCGGGACGGGTGCCACAGGCCAGCTCTGCCCAGACCTTCCGGGCGGCTTTTGGGTCTCATACCGCAGTGCTTCCTCCCCTCCCGGAGTCAGATCCCGAGCCTGACCCACCCGGGTCCTGGGCCCAGTTTCCACAGCTGCACCCAGTGGGGGGAGCCTGACCCTGCCTCCACAGCCCCCTCCTGCTTCTGGGGGGGAACCTGGGAGGCTTGGGAGTTGGTGGCAACCGGGCTGGGGGGCTCGGAGGGCTGGCTAGCCCAAACCTTCCCGGGTCGTGGGGAGGCCAGGCCAGACTTGCCAAGCACGCGGTAAGAGGGGAAAGCTCTGCAAACAGGGGGCTGGAGCTTTTGATCTCTGAGTGGTCGGAGCTCCCAGAGCGTGGAGAGCACAGATCCCCCCTGTGTGCAGGACGGAAGGCCAGTCCCCAGCTCCCAGAGAGCAGAGCCGCCCGGGGCTCGGGCTCTGGCCTGCGCTTGGGCCCTCTGGCTGCGTTCAGGCTTCAGGGGTGGGCATGGGGACAGAGGGGAAAGGGTGGGCCGGGCAGCGGGCCAGCGGGGTGCGTGGCGGGCAGGGGCCCTGGCTCCGCGAGTGGGCCGTGCTCACCATCATCTTATCGCTCTTGTTGCTGAAGCAGCCGGTGGAGGACTTCTCCGTGTAGGCGTTGCGCGCGTTGTACTCCAGCTGGCGGTAGCGCGTGGGCACCTCCGCGTCCAGGCGGTAGGAGAGGTTGTGCAGGATGCACATGCAGTTCTCCACGGACTAGGGGCCAAGCAGAAGCAGGGCGGCTGAGCCTGGCCCTGCCCGGAGGGCTTCCCGGGCGCACGCCTGCCCGAGCCAACgagccaggggccccaggagggaCGGGCACGGGCAGCCGCCACCGTCTGCAGCGACCCCCCGGACGTCCCcgagcctggatttgaatccagttcTATCATTTCCCAGCCGGGGGAGCTTGCGTGGCTTGCTTCCCCTCCCGGCCCCGGGTTCTCAGTCGTAAAACAGGACTGTAGCACCTACTTCACTGGGCTACTGGGCAGATCAGAAGCGCCTGGAAGCGCCCGCCATGGGGCAGCACATAGTAGGACACGACTGGCAGCGGCCACTGCTTCTACCGCTACAGCCACTGTGCCGGCGGTCGGGCCGGGCTCCTGAGAACACACCTGTCCCGGCAGGTATCCCAGGACTGGCCTTGACGTATTTAGGCTCCAAAGCCCTGGAGCCCCCATGTCCCTGTGATTCCCCTTTCACGGCTGGCTGGTCCTCAGCTCCCCAAACCACAGGTGCCTGACCTACCCCACGTCCGCACGGGCTGTGAGACTTGGGATCCCGACCCATTTGTCCCCTGGGGACAGGCTGAGGCTTGGGCCAGCAGACCCCCCATCCCAGTGATGCCTGGCCCCGCTAGGGCTTGAGGGGCTCAGGGCTGCAGGGTCCGGGTTACACAGGACACGGGGTGTCGCTTCCAGAGCAGAAAAACATGATGCCCCTCGGGACCTGGCTGAGCTGCTGACTGAGTCTCTCCTGAGGCCCCGCTGTCACTTCCAGTGGAGGAGGCAAAGACAAAATCTCTCCACAAGGAGACCGTGTGCGGGACCCAGTGCCCGTGATGCCCCGACAGTCCCCGGTCACCTGGGGACCACGGAACCTCGCTGTCCTCCCGAGTCGCTGTCCTGCCGTGCTACAAACATCTCAGCCCTCAGTTTCTCTTCCCTCGtggtttttcctttctgtctctttgtgaCAGTGTGTCCAGAAGTCCAGAGGGGACAGGAGGGTGGCTTTGCCAATGGCCTCCTTGGGAGGCAGCGGGAAACGGTGGGGGGGCCAGAGCCCCAGTGCAGGGAGGGTCCCTGGGGGACGAGCGTGGGTCCTCAGGACCACGGGAGCCGTGGAGGTCGCAGAGAGCTCACCCGGTGCCCGGCCCTCTTCGTGCTTTGCTTATTACGTCATTGAGCCCTTCAAGCAGCCCATGAGGCAGCTGGGACCACGGTCACCTCCGGGTGCGCCAAGCGCAGGACAGCACAGAAGGACAAACAGACGTCACGGGGGTGTCTCTAAGCGAGGGACGGggacctgcccctgccccccgtGCCCCGGCCAACAGAGCTGTCTGCACCCAGCCCTCCCCCTCACTGGCCAGTCCCTGAGCCTCTGTCCTGTCACCAGGCCGTGCCTAAGGACCCCGACAGTGCAGGCCTGCCTCGTGGAGCTGGGGATAGGAGCGAGTCCAGGGCGCCACCCTCACGGGTCTgggggaggccctgggcctgggagCTCGGGACAGAGAGGAGGACGGAGGCCCGGGACCAGCGTGGGGTGCCAGCTGGGCGCGCTCACCTTGTCATCACAGCGGCTGGCGGCCACGCAGTTCTGGACGTAGGCCATGAGGGAGTCAATGAGCCCCGTGTAGTTCCGCATGGTCTGGCGGCCGGCATCGGCCGAGCTCAGGTTCCTGGGGGAGAGAACAGGGAGGGTGTGaggaggcaggggagcaggggagggcgTAGAGAGGAGGCTTGTCGGGGGCACGCAGGTGGGGGCGCAGGGgcagaggggatggggagaggctggaggctggggaggagaagaggaagccaGAGAAACGAGGACGAGGGAAGGGAACGTCATCCGGCCAGTTCTGCGGCGCCTTCCTGCCTGAGGCTGGGTGGGCTCTCATTTGAGCTCAGCTCTGCGCACCCCCCTGTCTGCCCACCTGGGCCCCAGGCCTGGAACTTTATGACTGTCACGGGCTCCGGGGCAGCTGGCAGGCCAAGGCACATGTCCTCCCACCTGTGGGCACCTGCTGAACGGGGGCTGGAAGCTTCGGCCTGCCCAGTTTCTCTCTGGGGGCAGGAGAAGTGCTGGGGGGTgcctgggccaggggctgggtcTCAGGATGGAGCCGAGGGGTGGGGGCCACGTGCTGCTTCCCCATGGAAGCTCTGGTCTGTCCCAGCCGTGGGCTCCTTCCCAAGCAGCCTGGGCCTATTCGCTTGGTGCGGGTGCCCCATTGAGTCCTTAGTCCCCTGGCTTTGCTCACTGGAGGCCACCGATGGAGGCTGAGCCACAGGAGCCCAGGCCGACTGCAGCCCTCATTCTGGGGCTCCCAGGAGCTGGGGACCAGGAGCACCATCAGAGCAAGGCGTGGCCCTTCAGGGGACCCATTCTCCGCTTCACCTCCACACCGGCACCCATGAGCCAGCTTCTAACCCCTCTCCGGTTCCCTCCACCAACAGCCCGGGGCCTTGCCTCACTCCCGCGTGGGACGCAGGAGACTTTGCGCAGAGCAGTGCCGCCTTCGTGCCGATGAATATGGCAGCTGGTTTTAGCACCACAGCTGGGAAGTGACTCATTAGGAGCCAATCCACAGACTTTTGCCCAAAAGAACACTCTTCAGGACAGTCCATGAAAGGCATTTTgggggggacgggggcggggtggggacaTGGTTGAACCAGTTTGGCGATTCAGATCTGGCATTTCCACTCAGATTTCTACCTAAGTCGGCCGTGGTCCCTTAAGGGGGTTCGGAGTCCCGATCTTTATCGGGGGGTCAGGGACGCCTGGAGTCTGCCATGAGGACCAGTGTGGGCCAGCCCACCTTGCATGCTCTCGGCCCAGGCTGAGTCCTGGCCGAGATGGGGCGGCCTGGGAAAGGCCCAGGGCCGGGGACAAAGAGCCCCGGGGACCTGCTCTCCTCTCACCTCAAGCAGCCGGTGGCATTGAAGAAGACTTCGGGGTCCACCATTTCCCGGGTCACGTTGCTGTTGCCGTCACACCAGCCGGAGAAGGGGATGATGACCCGGTCGGCCAGCACAGGCAGGGCGTCGGCGATGAGCTCCTCCTTCAGCTCGTCAGTGGACGACAGGTTCCAGAGCAGCCCTGCAGGGTGGGGACGGTCAGCTCCACACAGGCCAGGCTCGGGAAGGGCCCAGGCAACGGGGTGCCTCCCCAGCCTGCTCCGGCAACGGAGCCCTGCGGAAAGGTCACCCTCCAAGCGGGCCTGCTTTACTACATCTGGCCCCCTCAGCCTGCTTCCCAGCAGCGTCCCAAGGAGACTGCGGGTTCTAGAGGGCGGGGAGCACCTCGACTTCTTTATCTAGGTTAAAATTAGGAATATGGAAAGTGATCCCGACACACTTGACTGCTCCACGGCTCTTAATATGAATGTGAGCACTCAGAGTTGCCTAATGTTCTCTGGTTTCCACCTGAGAGTCACCCCAGAAATACTTCTCATGTCACTCCACGCACGGTCTCCTCTTCCCCGTCCAGTCTGAGGGCTTCAGAGCTCCTTCTGTCTCTCGAGCCCCGGCCTGAGCACGGGAAGGCGCTTGAGACCCCGTTAGTCTGTCTCATCGACGCCCCTCCTCCCTTCACCTGCAGATCGCAGGCTCCGCTGAGTTTGGATCTTGCCTGGACCTGGCCTTCCACCCTTCGCCTTCTATCTTTAGAAAGATCTCGGTCCCTCGTGGGTGCGCACCATGTGGACACCACTATTCTGGCTGGGGCCGGTACGCGGGGCTCCCGGGGTGTTAGCCTGGGGCCGATTCTGCAGCCCAGCCTGGAGGGGCTGCCCCACACCCCACCTGGGGGCTGCAGCCAGCGGCCCCGGAACCCCGCCAGCCCTCCAGGCCTCGGGCTCCCTACCGGTCAGTTGTTTCTGGATCTCAGTGCTCCCGGTTCTCCTCAGGAGGCTGACAGCCTCTCGGATCCCGCTCTGCCTCCGGGTCTCCAGCTTGTTCGTGACACTCCGGAACACCAGGTTACGCAGGGCCCCAGCCGCAGCCTGCTGCACGTTCTGGTTGGGGCTCCGGAGGAGGTCCACCAGCTTGCAGATGCCTCCCAGCTGATACACCTGTTGGGACAGGGGGGCCGCCTCGCCCGGTCAAGGACGTGAGGCTGATCTAAGGACTCTACTCAAAGCGATTTTTCTCAGACCCGGGAGTCTACCATCAGTTCCGAAATATTCAAGTCAACCCAAATAAATACACAGCGTGGCGTAATGGCAACCGACCAGACCAGACGGCAAGATGGACTCAGATGCTTGCTCCCCCACGTCCGCGCAGGAGACCCCAGGAAGGCACTCCTCTGCTCGGAGCCCCGCTTCCCTCCTCGGAAGCACGGCGGCGAGGACCAGGGGAGGGAATGCATACAGAGCTGCGTCAGAGTCCTAAAGCAGGACAGACCCTCCCCCGGGAACTCTCTCTCCTGTGGCAGGAACGTTGATGCGGATGGATCCTGGAATCTCTAGGAAACCCGTCTAGGACCCTACACCCTTGCGCTGCACTGCGGAGCCCCACAGGTGTCCTTCCCGCCACCCAAACTCGGGAGATGGTGAGATCTCCCATGGGTGCTGGGTGCGAAAGAGGATCAAGCtatggagagcagagggaggggggagacagagaggcagagagacgagacagaaagagggaaagggggtggggagggagttgAAGGGTAGAAAGTAGTCACATTCTCTGGTGGCAGTTGGGAAAGGGGATTTCTGTTGAACCCACGGCTGTTCCTTCCACGACCAGTGGAGGAAACACGCCTGACTAATGTCCACCCAGCTAGAGGGCTAAGCTGCCCAGCTGTGATCTTAGGCAATGCCCAGCAGACTCCTCGCCCCAGGCGGCCAGGCAGGGCGAAGGGGAGCAATTgccactgccctccccacccttccaAATGGGCTCAGGCTGACAGGCCCAGTCCCTGCCCCGGCCTCCGGGGGAGGAAGGTATGCAGTTACCTGTTGTTTGGCCGATTCGTCCTGGAAACAGGTGTGCTGGATGTAATAGGCCCCGATGGCCTGGTACTTCTCGTCCTGGGAGCTCAGGTACTGCACAGCCTTGGGGATGGTCAGCCCACTGCACTCAATATCCTCACTGCAGATCCTGTGGGCAATGGGCCGAGGGCGGTCACAGGGCAGGCTGGCGGCCCCGGGCTGGGGGCTCAGAAATCCCCCTGGATGCCCAAGCGGCCACGGCCTCATCAAAGCAGAACAAGGCAGCCCCGGGCCCACTTGGAGAACGCTCCGTGGAGCAGCTCTGCCAGAGGGAAGAGGCTCGGTGCGATGACGCCCTGGTCATGGGTCTGCATCCAGACAGATAAATTAGCTGTGCACTGAGGACAAACTGCCCTATTTCTGCGGGGAAGCTCCCCACCCACTCGCCATCTCTCATGTCTATGTCGGATGCTGGGAAAATGGAAGAGAATGCTGCGAGCCtgtccatgcatccatccatccatgcatccatcttCCCTCCCTTCTGTCTCTATCCATCGATGCCTCCATCTCTCCCAAAGTCCAgctaattcttcttctttttttaagattttatttatttattcatgagagacacagagagagagagagacagagggagaggcagagacataggcagagggagaagcaagctccatgcagggagcccgacgtgggattcgatcccgggaccccaggatcacgccctgggctgaaggcggcgctaaaccgctgagctccccgggctgccccaacttcTTACATAAAAATTCTCACACCCGCTCCATCCTCACGGCACTGCCTTCCTCGTGACCATGAGCACTCTCACTGGCCCACAGCAGGAGACCCCCAGAACTGCCTCTCTCCTCCAAGCTCCCCCATCCAGAGCTTTGCTCCCTTTTGCCAGACTAGCCGTCCTGAAACCTGCTCACTGTGGTGTTCCCGACAGTGGCTTCCCCAGGCTGCAGGTTCAGGTGCAGACCACTGACAGCAATAGCCAAGGGCCCGGGTTAAGTTGGACCGCATGAAATGGCGGAGAGCCAGCTTTTTGGAGACACAGACCTAAACATCGCATATTTCAAACCAAGGCTCTGGCTCTGCTCTGCCCTGCCGCACGCTCTCCAGCCGCCTACGAGGTCCACTCCAGAGTCTTCTCATCGCCGAGTCCACATCAGGGCTCAGGTGTGCCTGACTGCCAGGCTGCCTTTCCACCTGTGTGTGTCCTGGTTCCCCACAGAGATGGAAACTTCCcgagggcaggggcagccccttctggggccccagccccaccccactaGACGTCTCCCCAGCATTTCTGGAGGGAGCCTTCTCCTCGTTTGTACTAGCCTCAGCCTTgccatagtaaatgctcagtaaatatttgtggttttAGTGTGGCATCCTAGCTCCATTTCTGGAAAAATCACCCAAGGGGCAGAGCTCTCTGATGTTTCTGGTATCAGTAGCACTCGTACCCTGCATTGAGAAAATGTCACATCATCTCTACGTGGCTTGCCATACATCCCCTTCCATGTCCTACCCAGGCCTTGTCCTCTCAGGGCCTCTGGTTTGGGGGCAATAAGCCCGGGCTAGATGCCGCCGCCACCCCTGCTCCACGAGAGAGGGCTTCTTAGTCCTTCTCCAAATCATCCTAAGTCCACCTGATGGCCTTTGAGTAGTTGGGAGAGGTCCAGCTTCACAGCGGGGCTCAGCTTATTATGAAAACACTGTGACACAGTGGGGACAAGCACAGGATGCTctatcagctgtgtgaccctgagttCACTTTGCCGTGCACGTTTCCACCTCGGGAGTTCCAGCATCTGCCTGGAAGGGGCCTTGAGGATCAGAGATGAGGCCTGAGAGGCTCCTGGAGCTCTGGGACAAGCGGTTAATCAGCTGATGCTGTCGCCCTAGGGTAGCTCTGGGCCGTGTCCCAGACCTTACCACAGACCCTGGAGCAGTGTAGATGCCGCGTTAATGTTTGTCAAATGAAGGCATCAATGTAGGTGGTGATAAGGAGCAGTTTGGAGGCTTATGGAGCTCTGAGCCCCGGAGTGCAGGCCCAACGTCCCCCGTGCCCGAGACGCTGTGGCTGTGCCCAAGCCACCCTGTGCCTGTGGCTCTTTACAGGACACCCCACTTCGTCTCTTTCCTGATGGTCCCTGGGTGTTGAGACAAGGTGTCCTCTGTTCCTCAGCACTAGCTCCAGTTCCTCGGTTTTTACGACTGTCTGTCCTGGTTGACTTTTGTCCTGTGAGGTGGACCGCGGCCCCCTCTCCCATGGCCTACATCAGGGCGCACGGCTTTGCTCTTTCGGGACACGGGCAGAGAGTTGCCCGCCCAAGATCACAGATGCCCAGTCCCCTGGAGGCCTTGTTAAAGCACACGttgctgccctccccctcccccccccccccccgagagtTTCTGAGTCCATAGGTCTGGGCACGACCCAGAAATTAGCATTTCTCACAtgttcccaggtgctgctgctgtcTGGAGGCGCACGCTTGGATCCCCGCTGGCCTGGCCAGCTCCTCTCATTAGCCCCGCTCTGTTCACAGCCTGAGACCCTGTAGAACCTCCAGGTTCCTGCATTCGTGTTGCTGTCGGGGTTCGGTCTCCCCGCTTCACGGAGAGTGTCCCAAGGCCAGGAACACCCCCTGGCGGGGACGGTGAACGTCCTGGGGACCGAGGTGGTCCTTCCTATTGTGAGTAGCTGCCTCGCAGAGTgcagcctggcccccagcctggcccccagcccgcccgccgccccccacgCAGCCTGGTGGCACTTACTTGGAGCTGGCCCTCGAGTGGCCAAAGGACAGGTCCTTGTTGCAGGAGATGGGTGGGACGTACACGGGGTCCGGCTTGGAGGTGCAGGAGGACGGGCGCACGGGACACTTCTTGACCGCCTTCTGGCCGCTGCAGGTGCTGTAGAAGCTGTAGCGGTTCTGGGTGGTCTTCTGGCCCCGGTTGCCCAGCGTGCCCTTGCGCAGGGTGCCGCGAGGGTCACAGTAGAGGTCCGGCTCGCTGCGGCTCGCCTTGATCTTCTGCATGAAGCAGATGTCGCTGCCGGCGCCAGTGGTGGTACAGGTGCCCCGTGGGTAGTGCCGGCCCCAGTTCTCCATCTGGCTGTAGGAGCTGAAGCGCCTGTTGTCATTCTCCCGCTTGAGGGTCCCGTTGTAGATCTgctcagagaaagggagaaaggctCAGTCCAGGTTCCTGACCGGGGATCCTGGATCCAGCGGGCCACGGGACGCGGTCCTGCCCTGGCCTGTGTCACGATGATCGTGGGATCCCGGGATGTTTGTGGTGGAAGGCACCTTGGCCGTCATCTCAtacatcattatttttcaaactgaCATCGATTTAGCCGATTGtgactctcatttaaaaaaaaaacagaaaaaaatttttaaaaaatttaaaaaaaatgggacagggacgcctgggtggctcaggggtttagtgcctgccttcggcccggggtgtgaccctggggtcccaggatcgagtcccacatcgtgctcccggcagggagcctgcttctccctctgcctgtgtctctgcctctttctcagtgtctgccatgaataaataaataaaatctttaaaaataaaataaaataaaaatttttaaaaggaacagaatagCATACGCTGGCACGTAAGCTCTCAGAGTTCGATGCAGGGAGCAGAGACACATGTGGTGCTGTGAAACAGCACAGGGATGCTGGGCTGCGATGTGTTTCTTACTGTGGGGGGAAGCCACTCATCCAGCCCTACCTGGGagtcagaggcccagagaagacaGGGGACTTCCAACTCAGAGAGGAATGGGCATGTGCTCAGGTCCCCACGTCCCCGCTCAGCCCCCTGTGCCATCCCCAGATACCGGCAGCCTCCAACACAGCCAGCCTTCCTGGGTCATCAGTACGCAGCGTGGGGAAATTCCTCCTTTTTTGGCCAGAACTGTTTTgcactgttattattattattattattattattattattttttttttttgctgaactGTTGCCTCTCCTCTGCCAGGGCAAGAAGCAAATGGTAACAGGCCCTCCAGGGGAACCCCTCACAGGCCAAAGGGAGCAAACGCTTCTGCTCTTGGGCTCTCTTTAACAAGGGCTCTGGCCCAGGGGCTTAGGGTGGGGTATAAGGGGCGGGGGTCTTCTGGCTTTGTTGTCAGGCTGGCAGGAGGGAGAGGTTGGGCAGAGGCTCCATCTGGCAGGAAAACATGGGGCGACCCCCAGGGCTCTGTGTGAGCTCACCTGGGGaggcagcccccccgcccccccccccccccccccccccccccggggaagAGCCTGCAAAGCTGGAGACTGGGTGAGGACTG harbors:
- the PKP1 gene encoding plakophilin-1, which encodes MNPSPLKTALAYECFPDQDNSTLALPSDQKMKTGTSGRQRVQEQVMMTVKRQKSKSSQSSTLSHSNRGSMYDGLADNYNNYGTTSRSSYYSKMQAANGSWGYPIYNGTLKRENDNRRFSSYSQMENWGRHYPRGTCTTTGAGSDICFMQKIKASRSEPDLYCDPRGTLRKGTLGNRGQKTTQNRYSFYSTCSGQKAVKKCPVRPSSCTSKPDPVYVPPISCNKDLSFGHSRASSKICSEDIECSGLTIPKAVQYLSSQDEKYQAIGAYYIQHTCFQDESAKQQVYQLGGICKLVDLLRSPNQNVQQAAAGALRNLVFRSVTNKLETRRQSGIREAVSLLRRTGSTEIQKQLTGLLWNLSSTDELKEELIADALPVLADRVIIPFSGWCDGNSNVTREMVDPEVFFNATGCLRNLSSADAGRQTMRNYTGLIDSLMAYVQNCVAASRCDDKSVENCMCILHNLSYRLDAEVPTRYRQLEYNARNAYTEKSSTGCFSNKSDKMMNNNYDCPLPEEEANPKGSSWLYHSDAIRTYLNLMGKSKKDATLEACAGALQNLTASKGLMSSGMSQLIGLKEKGLPQIARLLQSGNSDVVRSGASLLSNMSRHPVLHRAMGNQVFPEVTRLLTSHTGNTSNSEDILSSACYTVRNLMASQPQMAKQYFTSSMVNNIINLCRSSASPKAAEAARLLLSDMWSSKELQGVLRQQGLDRNMLGALTGPNSLRNFTSRF